Within Streptomyces sp. SS1-1, the genomic segment ATGGGCGGCATCCTCGGCCATGTCGCCATCATCATCGGGCTCGGCACCATGCTCGGTGCCATCCTCGAAGTCAGCGGCGGGGCCGAGGTGCTGGCCTCGCGGCTGCTGCGGCTCTTCGGGGAGCGGCGGGCCCCGCTCGCGATGGGTGTGACCGGCCTGATCTTCGGCATCCCGGTCTTCTTCGACGTCGGCATCTTCGTCCTCGCGCCGCTCGTCTACGCCGCCGCCAAGCGCTCCGGCAAGTCGATCCTGCTGTACTGCCTGCCGCTCCTCGCGGGCCTGTCGATGACCCACGCCTTCCTGCCCCCGCACCCCGGCCCGGTGGCCGCGGCCGGACTGCTCCACGTCGAGCTGGGCTGGGTCATCCTCATGGGCGTCGTCTGCGGTATCCCCGCGGTGCTGGCCGCGTGGGCGTACGCGGCCTGGATCGGGCGGCGCCTCTTCGTCGCCGTGCCGCAGGACATGGTCGAGGCGGCGGAGGAGGCCCGGGAGGCGGTCGTCGCCGAGCAGCGGGCGGCCGGCGTGGAGCCCCGGGAGGAGCCGGTGCCGCTCGGCACGGTCCTCGGGATCATCGGCACCCCGCTGGTGCTGATCCTCGCCGCGACGTTCTCCTCGATCGGCCTGGACCCCTCCACCACCCGCTCGGTCATCGAGTTCTTCGGGCACCCGTTCGTCGCCCTGACGATCGCCCTGCTCCTCGCGTACTACCTGCTGGGCATCCGGCGCGGCTGGTCCCGCAAGTCCCTGGAGACGGTGTCCACTTCATCGCTCAAGCCGGTCGGCAACATCCTGCTGGTCGTCGGCGCGGGCGGTGTCTTCGGCGCCGTCCTGAAGGCGAGCGGCGTCGCCCAGGCCCTGTCGGACACCTTCAACGACGTGGGCCTGCCGGTCATCGTGCTGTCGTACCTGATCTCGCTGGTGCTGCGGGTCGCGCAGGGCTCCGCGACGGTCGCCATCGTCACCACGGCGGGCATCGTCGCGCCCCTGCTCTCCGAGGGGCACCACTCGCAGGCGTTCGTCGCCCTCGTCATCATGGCGGTCTCGGCCGGCTCGATCTTCGCCTCGCACGTCAACGACGGCGGATTCTGGATCGTGGCCAAGTACTTCGGCATCACCGAGCGGGACACGCTGAAGTCCTGGACGGTCCTGGAGAGCGTCCTGTCGCTGGCCGGGTTCGCGGTGGCGGCCGTGCTCAGCCTGTTCGTGTAGTCCCCGCGGCGCGCGGGTTCGGTAACGATGCGGGGGCTGGTTGCGCGGGACACAGGGTTGTCGACCATACTGCTCGGCTGTGGAGCAGCGCATAGGTTCAGGCAGCCAGCCCCTGGTGGAAGGCGCCGGGTTCGACCCGGCCTTCGTCCCCGGGCTCACCCCGCCCGCGTCCGCCGCCCCCAAGGGCCCGCAGGAGAAGGACGATCCGGCCGCGGCGGACCCCGACGAGACGGTGCCCGAGGAGGCCGCCGCCGAGGAGCCCGAAGAGGCGGACGAGGCGGAGGACGTCCAGGAGGACGCAGCCGAGGACGAGGCGCCGGTGGACGGCCCGGTGTTCGAGGCCGCCGACCGCCGGGCGCGGATCGTCGCCGACCACCGGGGAGTCCGGCTCCGCCTGGACGACCAGGAGTGCGAGTTCCGCTGGGACGAGATCGCCGCCGTCGAGACGGAGTCCCCGCGCTTCGGGAAGCGGTTCACCATCACGGTGCACACTCCTGACCGCCGCTGGTACCCGATCGAGATCGAGGCGACGGCCAGGAGCCGCTTCACGGAGTGGGACGAGCGGCTGGACGCCGTCCTCGACGCCTACTTCGAGGAGGGCGCGGCCGAACAGGCCGAGGCCGAATCCGAGGACCAGTAACCGCTAGGAGCAGTACTGGGCCTCCTTGCCGATGGACCGGTACATGCAGTCGGCGTTCTCCAGCAACTGGAGCACGGCGTCCCGGTTGCGGGAGGTCTCCCGCTCGATGACCTCGTCGGGCGGGTAGAACCCCCCGCCGCCGGACCTCGGGTACATCTCGAAGGTGTACGAGAAGATCCGCTGGTCGCCCCAGAGCCAGTCGTCGATCGAGCCGTCGGTGATGTAGAGGTCGCTGGACTGCTCGGGCGTGTAGCCGTTGCTGGCGGCCATCCTGCGGCCGACGGTGGCGAAGGCGTTGCGGTCGTCGGCCGTCATCCCGGTCGTGGTGTCGGAGTACGTGTACCCGAACGGCCACAGCACCAGCTCGCTGTAGGTGTGGAAGTCGATGCCGGCCGTGATCTGCTGCTTCCCGCCGACGATCCGGCCGCGCACGAAGTCCGCGACGACCTTCACCTCGGGGGACGACTCGGCGCGGGCGCCCCGGTAGGTCTCGGAGGACGCCGACCCGGAGGAGCCGCCGCAGCAGCCCCAGCGGTAGGCCCAGTTGCGGTTGAGGTCGGTCCCGACGGCCGAGGAACCGGAGTTGGGCTGCCGGTTCTTGCGCCACGACCGGTAGGAGCCGGTGGCGATGTCGTACTCGCCGCCGTCCGGGTTGAGGTCGGGCACGATCCAGATCTCCCGGCTGTTCACCAGGCCGGTGATCCGCGCGTCGGTCCCGTAGCCGGAGGTCAGTTCGCGCAGCAGGTAGAGCGCCATCTCGACGGTGAGGTGCTCACGGGCGTGCTGGTGGTGCGTGAACAGCACCTCGGGTTCGGCCTCGTCGGTGCCGACGTTGTCGCTGATCTTGACGGCGACGATGTCACGGCCCTGGTAGGACCGGCCGATGACGCGCCGGCTCGCGAGGGACGGGTGGGCCGCCACGATCGCGTCGATCTCGGCCGTCATCTCCGTGTAGTTGTGATAGCGGGAGTCGGCCGAGGGGAAGTCGTACAGCCGGACGTCGCCCTCGCCGGCCGACCGGTCGGGGACCGCGCCGAGCGGGGTGACGTCGTAGCCGAGCGCTCTCAGCTTCCCGATCTGGCCGGCGCGGCCGGAGACGACGACGCCGTGGTCGTCGGCGGCGTCCACGCTCACGCCGGTCCGCTGGAGTGCCGTGCGGTCGGCGGGGGTCGCGTGCAGCCGGACCTCGTACTGACGGATGTCGTCGGCGGAGGGGGCGGCTTCGGCGGCGCTGTCGGCGGAGGCGGACGCGGAGACGGTCTCGGCGAGGGGCGCCGCGAGGGCGAGGGAGAGCAGGGCGGCGAGTGCGGCGGCCCGTCTGCCGCCGCGCGCGCCCGGTCCGCGGGTGCGAAGTCGCATGAAGTCTCCTCGGGGGAGTGGGGGGTGGGGTTCAGTGCGACGTACGACGTGGTGCGGGGTGCGGGGCTCATGGTCGGGGTATGGCATGAACAGTTCAAGAGTGGAGAACCGGCCGACGCCCGGGACAGGCCGAAAACGAGCCGCGCAGTGTACGCGTGCGGCATGCGCCCGGAGCGTTCCCGGGCGAAGTCCACCCGCCGGTGTGACCCCGGGGTGCGCGACGGCGCACGGCCGGGAAGGGTGAGGGTCCGCGCAAGGGGGAGCGGGGGGAGCGACGGCGGCGGGGACCGGCGCGCCCCCGCTCCCCCCGGCCTCCCCGTGACGTCAGGAGAGCCCGCCGATGACCGTCCCGGCCGCACCCGGCTCCAGCCCGTTCGACCACCGCATGGCCGTCTTCGGCTCCGACGACGAGTTCCTGGCGCAGGCGCTCCCCTTCCTCGCCGAGGGACTCGCCGCACGGCACGAACCGCCGCCCGTGGTCATCGCCGCCCCCGGCAACCTGGACCTGCTGCGCGACGCCCTCGGCCCCGCGGCCGGCGACATCGGACTCCTCCCGCACACCGAGTGGTACACGGGCTCCGCCGCCAACGCGATCGCGCAAGGCGCCGGTTACCTCGCCGCGCACGCCGGACCCGGCGGCCGTATCCATCTGCTGATGGAACCCGTGTGGGGCGGCCGGGCAGGACGTTCGCCCCGCGAGACCGCCGAGTGGATCCGCTACGAGGCCCTCGCCAACCTGCTGTTCGCGCCCCAGGCCACCACCGCCCTGTGCGCCTACGACACCCGGGTCGCGGGCGCCGCCATCGTCGCCGCCGCCCAGCGCACCCACCCCGACTGCGCGGTGTACGAGGACCCGCTGCGGATCGCCGCCGAACTCGACGCCGTACCGCTGCCCGCGCCGCCCGGCTCCGCCGAGCGCATCCCCGGACCGGCCCCCGCCGCCGGAGCCGTACGCACCTGGGCCACCGTGCAGGGGCTCGCCCCGGCCGAGGCGGACGTGTTCGCGACAGCCGTCACCGAGGCGGCCGCCGCCCTCGGCCCCGTCGACCGGGCGCTGCTGTGGGCCGACGGCCCGGCCTGCGTCTGCGAACTGCGGCCCGTGCGCCGCGTCGAGGACCCGCTGGCCGGATTCGTACCGCCGGACCCGGCGGCCGGGCAGGACCGGGGCCTGTGGTTCGCCCGTCAGGTGTGCGCCTACGTGGACGTCCGCGACGAACCGGGCGGGACGAGCGTACGACTTCAGTACGGCTGAGCGGCCCCGTGGCGCCCGTGCGGACATCGGGTGCAGATCGCGGCACGCCCTCTTGCCGCCCCGGCGCCCGTGCGCTTACTTGACCCGCATGGCGGACACCACGGGAAGCACAGAGGCATCACCGGTCGGCGCGGCGGACTCCCGTCCCCGTAAGTCCAGTTGGCGGTACATCGGGCCCGGCATCGTCGTCGCCGCGACCGGGGTCGGCGCCGGGGACCTGGTCGCCACCCTCATCGCGGGCAGCAACTTCGGCTACACCCTGCTGTGGGCCGCGATCGTCGGCTGCCTGGTCAAGATCTCCCTCGCCGAGGCCGCCGGACGCTGGCACCTGTCCACCGGCCGCACCCTCTTCGACGGCTGGGCCTCCCTGGGCCGCTGGACCACCTGGTTCTTCGCCGCGTACGTCGTGGTCTGGGGCTTCGTGTACGGCGCGGCGGCGATGTCGTCGAGCGCGCTGCCCCTGCAGGCGCTGTTCCCCGGCGTGATGGACCTGGAGTGGTGGGCGATCGCCTGCGGCCTGACCGGCCTGGTCTTCGTCTGGTTCAACAAGTACGCGGTGTTCGAGAAGGTCATGACCGTCCTGGTGGGCGTCATGTTCGTCGTCACCGTCTACCTGGCGGTCCGCGTCGCCCCGAACCTCGGGGACGCCTTCGCGGGCCTGCTGCCCGTCCTGCCCGACGAGAAGGACTCGATCCTCAACACCCTCGGCCTGATCGGCGGCGTCGGCGGCACGATCACGCTGGCCGCGTACGGCTACTGGGTCAACGCCAAGGGCTGGACGGACACCGGCTGGATGAAGGTGATGCGGCTCGACAACCGGGTCGCCTACCTCACCACCGGCATCTTCGTCGTCGCGATGCTCTTCGTCGGCGCCGAACTGCTGCACTCGGCGAACGTGGCCATCGCGAGCGGCGACAAGGGTCTCCTCCAGCTCGGCGACATCCTGGAGGACGAGTACGGCACGGCGACCGCGAAGTTCTTCCTGATCGGCTTCTTCGCCACCTCGTACACCTCCCTCATCGGCGTCTGGCACGGCGTGAGCCTGATGTTCGCGGACTTCGTCGCCCGCTACCGGGGCGAGGAGGCGCAGAAGGGCGAGAAGGTCGCCTCCGGCGCCCGCGAACGGTCCTGGCCGTTCCGCGCGTACCTGCTGTGGCTGACCTTCCCGCCCATCGTCCTGCTCTTCCAGGGCCAGCCCTTCCGCCTGATCATCCTCTACGGCGTGCTGGGCGCGGCCTTCCTGCCGTTCCTCGCGGGCACCCTGCTCCGGCTCCTCAACTCGTCCCGCACGCCCGCGCCCTGGCGCAACGGCGCGCTCAGCAACACCATGCTGACGGTCGCCGGACTGCTGTTCCTGGTGCTGTGCGTCAAGCAGATCTGGGACCAGCCGTGGGCCGACTTCTTCTGATCACCGTCTAGCGGTACCGGTCCCACTCCGGGCTCAGGGCGATCTTCCGCAGCTGTGCCCGGGTGAGGACCGGTGCCGTGCGGCTGGGGGCGTCGTGCTGGGTCGGCGCGTTGAGGGCGCTGACGACGACCCGGAAGCCGTCGGTGCGCAGGGAGTCCACGGTCCACATCACGGCACCGGGCACGCCCTTGTCGCCGCCGTTCTCCCGGAAGTCGACCAGCGTCCCGTCCGGCAGCGTCTCGGACCCCTCCCCGAACAGCTCCCCGGCCACGTCGCCCATGTTCTGCTGGACGTCGACCTGCACATAGCCGCGGCCCTTGCCGTCGTCCAGCACCAGGAACGTGTAGTCCTCGCCCCGCTCCACGACCTTCGCCTTGCGGGGCAGCAGGGCCGCGAACGTGTCCAGCACCGAGTCCACGGACGGCTGGGCGGGTGGCTCCTGCGCCTCCACCGGGTCCTCGGGCAGCGAGTCGACGTAGCCGCGCCACACCGGAGCCGTCACCAGCTTCTTCAACCGGGCCGTGGACAGCGGGGGCTCCGGCCGGGTCACCGGGGAGTCCTTCTCGGCGGCGGCGTTCAGCTCGTTGACGAAGACGTGCTGCCCGGCCGGGGTCACCAGGTCGGCCGACCACAGCTTGGTCTTCGCGCGCCCGTCGGCGTACACGTACCCCTGGAACAGCTTCAGGAGGGAGCCGTCGGGCAGCTCGGTGGAGACGCACGCGTCGTGCCGCACCAGCGTCCGGTCGGGGCAGTCGACGGTCTGCCGGGCGTGCTGCCCGCCGAACCGGATGCGGTCCAGGCCGACGACGACCGCCGCGGCCCCCTCGCCGTCGTCGAAGACGAGACGCGCGTACGGCGCCGGGGAGCGGTCCGCCCCGCCTTTGGCCTCCTGCCCGCTCACCTCGCCCTCGGGCAGCAGATCCTCCAGCGACTCGAGCAGCTCGTGCCCGGTGACGGGTGCCACGGGCGCCTGCGCGGAGGGCCGTCCGGATGTGCCGGGCCGGGGCGCGGCGCCGTCGTCCCAGGGGGTGAGCAGCGCCCCGCCGACCCCGGCCAGCGCGACCCCGGCGACCCCGCCGAGGACCGCCGTACGGCGCCGCAGCCGCTGCCGGCGGCCCCGGGCGAGCCCTCCGTCGACGAGTGCCGTGCGGTCGGCCGTGAAGTGGTCCCCGGCGTCGCGCAGGGCGTGCCCGAGCCGGGTCTCGAAGGGGTCCTGGTCGTGTTCCACGGGCATGGCGGATCCACCGTTTCTCGGAGAAGGATGAGAGGGGTCGGGCTCAGCGGGCGGCGTACTCGCCGAGTTCCTCGCCGAGGAGTTCGCGCAGCCGGCCCAGCGCCCGGGTGCACCGGGTGCGCACGGCGGCCGAGCTGGCGTTCATGACGTCGGCGGTCTCCTCGACCGAGCGGTCCTCCCAGTAGCGCAGCACGACGACCGCCCGGTCCTTGGCGGGCAGCCGGGCGAGCGCCTGGAGCAGGGTCAGCCGCAGCGGGAGGTCGCCGTGGCCGCCGTCGGGGGCGGCCCGGTCGGGGAACGTGTCCGTGGCCCGCTCGGTGCTGCTGCGCCGGCGCTGGTGGGCGAGGAAGACACGGGTGAGGACGGTCTGCGCGTAGCCGGCCGGGTTGTCCACCCGGGAGATCCGGCCCCAGCGGACGTAGATCCGGCCGAGGGCCTCCTGCACGAGGTCCTCGGCGAGATGGGTGTCCCCGGCCGTCAGCAGGCAGGCCGAGCGGTACAGATGCCCGGCCCTGGCCGCCGCGAACCGCGCGTACTCGTCCGCGCGCGGCTGTCTCATACGTCCCCCTGTGGCTGTGCGGTGAGGCCCTCACCTCACTGATGCGGTGGGACGGGGAGAATGTTTCACCGCAGCACCCGGAAGTCTGCCGGGTTTCCCGCGAGGACGAGGACGAGGACCAGGACCCCGATGAGCGAGCAGCCACCCGCACCCGCACCCGGACCGGGCTTCGGCCCGCCCCCGCCGCAGTACGCCCCGCACCAGGCGCCCGCGCCGCCGCCGTACGCCCCCGCGCAGCCGGGGTACGGGCCGCCGCCGCCGCAGCCGGGGGCGCCGGCCGCCGGGCCGGAGTTCCTGGCCGTCGACAAACGCAACGCGGTCGTCGTGGACGCCTCCGGGGTGGTCTTCGAGATGTACGGCCTGTCCGTCGAGTTCCGCTGGCCGGAGATCCGCAGCGTGCACTACAAGGCGAGCCCGAACGGCAAGGCGCTGATGGTGGCCGTGATCCACCAGGACGGCCGGTTCTACGAGTGCGTGGTGGAGGCCAAGCCCCGGGCCAGGCTGCAGGAGTGGTTCCCGCAGCTGGCCTGGGTGCTCGGCCACTACCGTCCGGCGGGGTGAAGCCTCCCTACGGGAGGGCGTGCACGTGCGGGCCCACCGCGCCTGACCAGGCGTTGCCCGCGGTGGCGTCCCAGTTGGTCGACCAGGTCATCGCGCCCCGCAGGTCCGGGTAGGTCCGGGAGGGCTTGAACGCGCCGCAGTTGGTGCCCTTGGCGAGGCAGTCCAGCGCGTTGTTGACGACCGTCGGCGACACGTACCCGCTGCCCGCGCCCCGGGTGGACGCCGGCAGTCCCAGGCCGACCTGGGAGGGGGCCAGGCCGCCTTCGAGCTGGATGCAGGCGAGGGCGGTCAGGAAGTCCACCGAGCCCTGGCTGTAGACCTTGCCGTCGCAGCCCAGCATCGAACCGCTGTTGTAGTACTGCATGTTGACGACGGTGAGGATGTCCTTGATGTTCAGCGCCGTCTGGAAGTACGTGTTCGACGTCGACTGCATGTCGATGGTCTGCGGCGCCATCGTGATGATCAGCGAGGAGCCCGCCTTCGCCGACAGGGACCGCAGGGCCTGCGTCATGTAGGTGGCGTTGAGGCCGTTCTCCAGGTCGATGTCGACGCCGTCGAAGCCGTACTGCTGCATCAGCGCGTACACCGAGTTCGCGAAGTTCGCCGCCGAGGCGGAGTCGTTCACGGCGACCGTGCCGCGCTCGCCGCCGACCGAGACGATGACCTTCTTCCCGGCGGCCTGCTTGGCCCGGACGTCCGCCTTGAACTGGTCGACGGTGTAGCCGCCGAGCCCTGCCGAGTCCAGGTTGAAGGTGACCGCGCCCGGCGTCCCGGTCGCGTCGGCGAAGGCGACGGCGATGATGTCGTACTGGGACGGCACGTCGGCGAGCTTCTGCACGGTCGCGCCGTTGTTGAAGTTCTGCCAGTAGCCGGTCACCGCGTGCTTCGGCAGGGAGGGGCCGGTCGGGGTCGCCGTGGTCGTCCCCGTCACGGCCGCCGACTTCGCCGACTCACCGGCCGCGTTGGTGGCGGTGACCTGGAAGGAGTACGACGTGGAGGCCGCGAGGCCGGTGACCGTCGCCGAGGTGCCGCCGACCGCCGTCACCTTGGTGCCGTCGCGGTACACGTTGTAGCCGGTGGCGCCGGAGACCGCGTTCCAGGCCAGCGAGACGGAGGACGAGGTGCGGCCCTGGACGCTGAGCCCGCCCGGGACGCCGGGGACCGTCGGAGCGGGGTCGGTGCCCCCGCCGCCGTCCGGCCCGTACACGGAGAGGTCGTCGGCGAAGTAGGCCGCCTGGCCGTACCAGCCGTGGGTGTAGACCGTCACCGAGCTGGTGGAGCCGCCCGTGGTGAAGGTCGTGGAGAGCTGCTTCCAGGACGATGAGTCCGGGGTCCAGGTGGACACGTCGGTGGTGCCGGTGCCCGTGACGCCCAGGTAGGTGTAGCCGCCCTGGACCCACGCGCTCAGCGTGTAGGTGGAGTTGGGCTTCACCGCCACGGTCTGCGAGCACCGGGCGTTGTCCTGCCCGGCCGGTGTCGCCTTGAGCGCGCTCGCGCCGCCGTGCACGGGTGAGGAGACCGTCGTGCCGCTGCCCGCGGTACACGTCCAGTTGGTCAGGCCGGACTCGAAGCCGGCGTTCTTCGCGTTGTTGACGTCCGCCGCGGACGCCTGGCCCGCGCCCAGGAACGTCAGGGAGAGGGCGGAGGCCACGGCCGCCGCCCACAGGCGTGCCGGCCGTCCGGGGAGACCCCGGGATCTGTTTATGAACATGCCAAAACACGTTGGTCCAGACCAATCCAACTGTCAAGAGGTTCCGGTCGTGGAGACTTTGTGCGCGCGACCTGCCCCGTTTTGACGGGAGTTGGGGGTGGACAGTTATCTCCCGGCTGCGGAAACGCTGTTCTCCGGCCATCGAGCCGTGGATACAGTGCAGGGACAGTCACGCAACGAAGTCGTCCCGGTGCACCGGAGTGACACGAGCGCCGGGGCCGGGCGGGGAGACGGGGAGCGACGCGTGCCAACTGCCATTGCCGTGACCAGTGCCGACATGGCACTGCCGGCGCAGGACGAGCGGACCGTGCCCGCCGTGGTGCTCCCGGACCTCGAACGGGAGCCGCTGGAGCGGTCGCTGGCGCATCTGCAGTCCCTGACCGACCAGCACGGCCATGTGATCGTGGTCTGCTCGCAGGCCGCCTCCCGGCGCGCCCGGCGGCGGCTGCACACCGTCCGGTCCCTCCTGGAGAGCGACCGCATCGCCGTCTTCGAACCCGCGCTGCCCCCGCTCGCGCTCGCCGTCCTCGCCCGCCAGCTGCGCCAGCTCGCCTCCTGCGACCTCAGCCCCGGCATCCTCGCCTCCGCCGGGCGGCTCCTCACCCACTATCTGCACGCGGGCGCGCTCCTCGGCTCCGTCGCCAAGCTCGACCGCGTCCCCGTCGACCTCGGCTCGCACGCCCGGTCCTGGATGCCCGGCAGCCAGTTCGGCGTCCTCGCCCACCCGTCGCCGCAGCTGGTCCGCGCCGCCCCCGGAGTCACCCTGCCCGGACCGGAGTTCGGCACGTCGATGCTGATCGCCCAGGGACAGCTCCAGTCCGACTGGGTCGCCGGCACCCTGGCCCCGTCCTGGCGCGCCCAGGGCCTGCGCGAGGTGGGGCTGCCCGCCGAGTCCGTCCCCTGGTGGGGCACGGCCAAGCTCATCGAGTTCTGCGCCTTCCTGCCCGACCTGCCGGTGCTCTACCAGCTCGTCGGCTCCGTCCGGCAGAGCTCCTGCCACTGGTGCGGCATCGACGTCATCGGCGACCGCTGCGTCTTCTGCTCCGCCACCCCGCCCACCCACGAACAGCCCGCCCGCGCAGGCTGACCGGACCAGGACCCGGCCCCGACCGGACCCACCGACCGCCCCCGACCGATTCCCCCAATGAGGTTGCACGGTTCATGAACTCCCGTCAGCGCCGCGGCGTGATACTCCTTCTCCTGTCCGTCCTGTGCGCCCTCGGCGCCTTCGCCGGCGTGCTGTCCGTCATCAGCGACGTGAAGTCCAAGGTCGGCCCGGAGGTCACCGCCTACCGGCTCACCCGTGACGTGGCCCCCTACACCCCGCTCGGCGCGGCCCAGTTCGAGAAGATCGAGATGCCCGAGCGCTGGCTGTCGCCGAACGCCGTCACCGACCTGAGCGACATCCGCGGCAAGATCGCCGTCACCACGCTCAAGGAGGGCTCCCTCCTCCAGAGCGACATGATCGTCGACCAGCCCGCCCTGAAGCAGGACGAGCAGGAACTCGCCATCATGATCGACGCGGCGACCGGTGTCGCCGGGAAGATCACCCCCGGCTCCACGGTCAACGTCTACGCCACCTTCAAGGGCGAACGCGGCGGCGCCGCCGACCAGTCCAAGCTGATCGTGGCCAACGCCCGCGTCATCGACGTCGGCGACCTGACCGCGCTCGAGCCCGACCGCGACGACCGGGGCCGCCGTACCGTCGAGGCCGTCCCCATCACGTTCGCGCTGAAGACCGTCGACGCCCAGCGCATCACCTACGCCGAGTCGTTCGCCGACGAGGTACGGCTCGCGCTGGTGGCGCCCGGTGCCGCGTCCGACGTCGCCCCGTCGGACCGCACGTACGAACTCGCCAAGGACAAGTGAGAGGCCCCCATGCCCACGAGGATCCTCCCGGCCGTCGGCGACGCGGACGCGGTCCGTTCCCTCACCACCCTGCTCAGCCAGCTCCCCGACGCCGAGCCGGTCGCCCCCGTCACCGACTCCACGCAGCTCGTCGACACCCTCGCCCGCCTCGCCGCCGAGTCCGTCGACGAACTGCCCGAGGTCGTCGTCGTCCACGAACGCATCGGGCCCGTCCCGGCCCTGGAGCTGATCCGGGAGGTCGCCCTGCGCTTCCCGGCCGTCGGCGTCGTCCTCGTCACCTCCGACACGACCCCCGGCCTGTTCCAGGCCGCCATGGACCACGGCGCCCGCGGCCTGGTCGCGCTGCCCCTGCACTACGAGGAACTCGCCAGCCGCGTCGACGCCGTCGCCCAGTGGTCGGTCGGCGTACGCCGGCACCTGGGCGCCGGACCCGACGTGTTCGGCGGAGCGGGCGGCACCGTCGTCACCGTCAGCGGCGCGAAGGGCGGCGTCGGCGCGACCCTGACCGCCATCCAGCTCGCCCTCGCCGCACAGGCGTCCGGGCGCAGCACCGCCCTGCTCGACATGGACCTCCAGACCGGCGACATCGCCTCCTACCTGGACATCCAGTTCCGCCGCTCGGTCGCCGACCTCGCCGCCATCACCGACATCTCACCGCGCGTGCTCGCCGACGCCGTGTTCCGGCACGACACCGGGGTCGCCCTGCTCCTGGCCCCCGGCGACGGGGAGCGCGGCGAGGAGGTCACCGACGCGGCCGCCCGGCACATCGTCGCCGCGCTGCGCTCCCGCTACGAGGTGGTCGTCGTCGACTGCGGCGCCCAGCTCAGCGGCGCGAGCGCGGCCGCCGTGGAGACGGCCGACGCGGCGCTCCTCGTCACCACCCCCGACGTGGTCGCGGTGCGCGGCGCCAAGCGGGCCGTCCGGATGTGGGACCGCCTGCAGATCCGCAAGGCGGAGGAGACCACGATCGTCGTCAACCGGCACACCCGGTCCGCGGAGATCCAGCCCGCCCTGATCCAGCGCATCACCGGCACCGCCGTCGCGGCCACCGCCGTCCCCGCCAACTACAAGGAGCTGCAGGGGGCGGTCGACGCCGGCCGGCTGCACGAACTGGACGCCAAGTCGACCGTGAAGCAGGCCCTGTGGGCGCTCGCGGGCGAACTGGGCCTGGTCGCCGGCACCGAGAGCGCCGCCCCCCGGCGCGGCGGACGGGCCAGGGCCGGGGAGCGGGCCGTCCGGAGCGCGGAGCGGCCCGCGGTGACGTTCCGCAGGCGCAAGGAGATAGGGCGGTGAGGCGGCGGCGGGGGGACCGCGGGCAGGTCGCGATCGAGTTCCTCGGGATGACACCCCTGATCCTGCTGACGCTGGTGCTGCTGTGGCAGTGCGTCCTCGTCGGCTACACGTACACCCTCGCCGGGCACGCCGCGGACGAGGCGGCGAGGGCGGGGACGGCCGCGGACCCCGGGACCCGGCTCGCCGCCTGCCAGGAGGCCGGCCTCGCGGACCTGCCGGGCGCCTGGACCGGCGACATGGCGTGCGGCACCGGGGGAGGGCTGGTGACGGCCGACGTGCACCTGGAGGTGCCCGTCCTCTTCCCCGGCTCCATCGGGTTCCCGTTCACGGTCGACGGCCACGCCGGGGCCGTCGAGGAGGAGGGGAGGAACTGAGATGGCGTACGGCAGGAAGCACCGCGACCGCGGCCAGGTCGCCCTGGAGTACCTCGGGTTCGTCCCCCTGCTGATCCTCGTCGCCCTCGCCGGCATCCAGCTCGGCCTCATCGCCTACGCCGCCCAGCAGGCCGGCACCGCGGCCCGGGCCGGGGCGCGCGCCGCCTCCCTGGACGAGAGCGCGCAGGCGGCCTGCACCGCCGCGGTCAGCGAGTGGCTGGAGGTCAGCTGCCCGCCCGCCGTCGGCGGCGACGAGGTCTCCGTCACCGCGACGGTCGAGATCCCGTCGATCGTCCCCGGCTGGGACTTCGACCCCGCCGAGAAGACCGCGATCATGCCGCTCGACCACTGAACGAGGAACCCTGATGAGCCTGAGGTCACGCATCA encodes:
- a CDS encoding chitinase; this encodes MFINRSRGLPGRPARLWAAAVASALSLTFLGAGQASAADVNNAKNAGFESGLTNWTCTAGSGTTVSSPVHGGASALKATPAGQDNARCSQTVAVKPNSTYTLSAWVQGGYTYLGVTGTGTTDVSTWTPDSSSWKQLSTTFTTGGSTSSVTVYTHGWYGQAAYFADDLSVYGPDGGGGTDPAPTVPGVPGGLSVQGRTSSSVSLAWNAVSGATGYNVYRDGTKVTAVGGTSATVTGLAASTSYSFQVTATNAAGESAKSAAVTGTTTATPTGPSLPKHAVTGYWQNFNNGATVQKLADVPSQYDIIAVAFADATGTPGAVTFNLDSAGLGGYTVDQFKADVRAKQAAGKKVIVSVGGERGTVAVNDSASAANFANSVYALMQQYGFDGVDIDLENGLNATYMTQALRSLSAKAGSSLIITMAPQTIDMQSTSNTYFQTALNIKDILTVVNMQYYNSGSMLGCDGKVYSQGSVDFLTALACIQLEGGLAPSQVGLGLPASTRGAGSGYVSPTVVNNALDCLAKGTNCGAFKPSRTYPDLRGAMTWSTNWDATAGNAWSGAVGPHVHALP
- the cpaB gene encoding Flp pilus assembly protein CpaB encodes the protein MNSRQRRGVILLLLSVLCALGAFAGVLSVISDVKSKVGPEVTAYRLTRDVAPYTPLGAAQFEKIEMPERWLSPNAVTDLSDIRGKIAVTTLKEGSLLQSDMIVDQPALKQDEQELAIMIDAATGVAGKITPGSTVNVYATFKGERGGAADQSKLIVANARVIDVGDLTALEPDRDDRGRRTVEAVPITFALKTVDAQRITYAESFADEVRLALVAPGAASDVAPSDRTYELAKDK
- a CDS encoding AAA family ATPase, encoding MPTRILPAVGDADAVRSLTTLLSQLPDAEPVAPVTDSTQLVDTLARLAAESVDELPEVVVVHERIGPVPALELIREVALRFPAVGVVLVTSDTTPGLFQAAMDHGARGLVALPLHYEELASRVDAVAQWSVGVRRHLGAGPDVFGGAGGTVVTVSGAKGGVGATLTAIQLALAAQASGRSTALLDMDLQTGDIASYLDIQFRRSVADLAAITDISPRVLADAVFRHDTGVALLLAPGDGERGEEVTDAAARHIVAALRSRYEVVVVDCGAQLSGASAAAVETADAALLVTTPDVVAVRGAKRAVRMWDRLQIRKAEETTIVVNRHTRSAEIQPALIQRITGTAVAATAVPANYKELQGAVDAGRLHELDAKSTVKQALWALAGELGLVAGTESAAPRRGGRARAGERAVRSAERPAVTFRRRKEIGR
- a CDS encoding pilus assembly protein; this translates as MTPLILLTLVLLWQCVLVGYTYTLAGHAADEAARAGTAADPGTRLAACQEAGLADLPGAWTGDMACGTGGGLVTADVHLEVPVLFPGSIGFPFTVDGHAGAVEEEGRN
- a CDS encoding TadE/TadG family type IV pilus assembly protein; translated protein: MAYGRKHRDRGQVALEYLGFVPLLILVALAGIQLGLIAYAAQQAGTAARAGARAASLDESAQAACTAAVSEWLEVSCPPAVGGDEVSVTATVEIPSIVPGWDFDPAEKTAIMPLDH